From a single Silene latifolia isolate original U9 population chromosome 6, ASM4854445v1, whole genome shotgun sequence genomic region:
- the LOC141588149 gene encoding uncharacterized protein LOC141588149, with protein sequence MMAMSLYIERRFEPAYVHFLTDEKENQEEPWYQAILNYKFNDIYPLDMDKRGQRAIRLLASQYVLNQGELYMRMPQGVILLCLDHSKAKKVMEEVHEGECGPYMSGPMMAKKIMCLGYYWKSMETDCIK encoded by the coding sequence ATGATGGCAATGTCGTTATATATTGAACGACGATTCGAGCCAGCGTATGTGCATTTTCTCACTGATGAGAAAGAAAATCAAGAGgagccttggtaccaagccattctaaactacAAGTTCAACGACATATACCCACTGgacatggataagaggggacaacgagcgaTTCGTCTATTAGCATCCCAATACGTCCTAAATCAAGGGGAGTTATACATGAGAATGCCACAAGGTGTCATTTTgctttgccttgatcattcaaaagCAAAGAAAGTTATGGAAGAGGTCCATGAAGGAGAATGCGGTCCTTATATGAGTgggccaatgatggcaaagaaaatcatgtGTCTAGGATATTATTGGAAGTCAATGGAGACAGATTGTATCAAATAA
- the LOC141588150 gene encoding uncharacterized protein LOC141588150: protein MRVPLVGWEKVCVSKCEGGLGIRNSYAWNLAAICKLSWWIYTKPDSLWVQWVHHVYMKGVHWHVYTPKTDTPWSWKTIYRVRQKFEMAFSPSGQWLPGSHDYTPASGYNWIRKKQPVVTWVHTKWNSCSVPKHMFINWLITREALLLKDRLFQIGVSTDADCCLCGAATETHVHLFSQCVYTRRLMQLLSSKLKISLPAVNLLGWISSKSWPKVKKWVTIAWIQAVYYTIWIQRNCARLNGCIMHPDAVIQQISSILNLRTMYWLKCTKRVSDETWIKSIKYD, encoded by the coding sequence ATGAGAGTTCCCTTGGTTGGATGGGAGAAAGTTTGTGTCTCTAAATGTGAAGGTGGATTAGGGATTAGGAATAGCTATGCATGGAATCTTGCTGCTATTTGCAAGTTATCTTGGTGGATCTATACAAAGCCTGATAGCCTGTGGGTTCAGTGGGTTCaccatgtgtatatgaaaggAGTTCACTGGCATGTTTATACTCCAAAAACTGATACTCCTTGGAGCTGGAAAACCATTTATAGAGTTAGGCAGAAGTTTGAAATGGCTTTCTCCCCCTCTGGTCAATGGTTGCCTGGTTCTCATGACTATACACCTGCTAGTGGATACAATTGGATCAGGAAGAAGCAGCCTGTGGTCACTTGGGTGCATACTAAATGGAATTCCTGTTCTGTTCCCAAGCACATGTTTATTAATTGGTTGATAACTCGTGAAGCCTTGCTGCTCAAGGATAGGCTCTTCCAAATTGGAGTCTCTACTGATGCAGACTGTTGTCTATGTGGTGCTGCTACTGAGACTCATGTTCATTTGTTCAGTCAATGTGTGTATACACGAAGATTGATGCAATTACTGAGCAGCAAATTGAAGATATCCCTGCCTGCTGTTAACCTTCTTGGATGGATCTCCTCCAAATCTTGGCCTAAggtgaagaaatgggttactatAGCTTGGATCCAAGCTGTTTACTACACTATATGGATTCAGCGGAATTGTGCAAGACTCAATGGTTGTATTATGCATCCTGATGCAGTCATTCAGCAGATTAGTAGCATACTCAATTTACGTACTATGTATTGGCTCAAATGTACTAAAAGAGTTAGTGATGAAACTTGGATAAAATCAATTAAATATGATTGA